A genomic region of Saccopteryx bilineata isolate mSacBil1 chromosome 1, mSacBil1_pri_phased_curated, whole genome shotgun sequence contains the following coding sequences:
- the SFRP2 gene encoding secreted frizzled-related protein 2 — protein MPQGPGSLLLLVLASHCCLGSARGLFFGQPDFSYKRSNCKPIPANLQLCHGIEYQNMRLPNLLGHETMKEVLEQAGAWIPLVMKQCHPDTKKFLCSLFAPVCLDDLDEIIQPCHSLCVQVKDRCAPVMSAFGFPWPDMLECDRFPQDNDLCIPLASSDHLLPATEEAPKVCEACKNKNEDDNDIMETLCKNDFALKIKVKEITYINRDTKIILETKSKTIYKLNGVSERDLKKSVLWLKDSLQCTCEEMNDINAPYLVMGQKLGGELVITSVKRWQKGQREFKRISRSIRKLQC, from the exons ATGCCGCAAGGCCCCGGctcgctgctgctgctggtcctcGCCTCGCACTGCTGCCTGGGCTCCGCGCGCGGGCTGTTCTTCGGCCAGCCCGACTTCTCCTACAAGCGCAGCAATTGCAAGCCCATCCCCGCCAACCTGCAGCTGTGTCACGGTATAGAGTACCAGAACATGCGGCTGCCCAACCTGCTGGGCCACGAGACCATGAAGGAGGTGCTGGAGCAGGCGGGCGCCTGGATCCCGCTGGTCATGAAGCAGTGCCACCCAGACACCAAGAAGTTCCTGTGCTCGCTCTTCGCCCCGGTCTGCCTCGATGACCTGGACGAAATCATCCAACCGTGCCACTCACTTTGCGTACAGGTGAAGGACCGCTGCGCTCCGGTCATGTCCGCCTTCGGCTTCCCCTGGCCAGACATGCTCGAGTGCGACCGTTTCCCCCAGGACAACGACCTCTGCATCCCCCTCGCTAGCAGCGACCACCTCCTGCCGGCCACCGAAGAAG CTCCAAAGGTCTGTGAAgcctgcaaaaataaaaatgaagatgacaACGACATAATGGAAACTCTTTGTAAAAATGATTTTG CactgaaaataaaagtgaaggaGATAACCTACATCAACCGAGATACGAAAATCATCCTGGAGACCAAGAGCAAGACCATTTACAAGCTGAACGGGGTGTCCGAACGGGACCTGAAGAAGTCGGTGCTGTGGCTCAAAGACAGCTTGCAGTGCACCTGCGAGGAGATGAATGACATCAATGCGCCCTACCTGGTCATGGGACAGAAACTGGGCGGGGAGCTGGTGATCACCTCGGTGAAGCGGTggcagaaggggcagagagagttCAAGCGCATCTCCCGCAGCATCCGCAAGCTGCAGTGCTAG